One window from the genome of Enterococcus haemoperoxidus ATCC BAA-382 encodes:
- a CDS encoding MDR family MFS transporter — protein sequence MERKTNVKLVTISVFVATFMTAIEGTIVSTAMPTIVGSLHGMEIMNWVFSIYLLTNAMLTPIYGKLADKIGRKPIFMIGIIIFIIGSSLCGLAQNMITLIIARAIQGIGAGAIMPVALTILADIYSIDKRAKMLGLNSAAWGIASIFGPLAGGFIVDTVGWHWIFFINVPIGLVLMGLIAYFLVEPKREKSKVPMDILGSVQLMFVLLTLLLGFQLIGDGGFSLKVFLCLGASVLFFIGFIFVEKRAKDPVIDLMLFKNSTFVIVNIVAALISGFLMGVEVYIPMWMQGVLGKSAGIGGLVLAPMSILWMVGSFIASNLMEKHTTKRVLTIGLSITLLGGIFLVLVPATISFVWFFAISSVLGVGFGITITTTTVTAQSSVDPSEMGVATSFNTLARTIGQTLMVSIFGVIINAVTTSELAKSSLKVDPDVMNQLVNPHTANTISADLLKPLRGMLYAGLHNVYVVGIGLIIAAIILNVSVKKKIAK from the coding sequence ATGGAAAGAAAAACAAACGTCAAACTTGTAACAATCAGCGTTTTCGTTGCAACGTTTATGACAGCAATCGAAGGAACGATCGTTTCAACAGCGATGCCAACGATCGTAGGATCACTGCACGGCATGGAAATTATGAACTGGGTCTTTTCTATTTACTTATTAACCAATGCAATGTTAACACCGATTTACGGAAAGCTAGCAGATAAAATTGGGCGTAAACCGATATTCATGATTGGAATTATTATTTTTATTATCGGTTCGTCACTTTGCGGCTTAGCACAAAATATGATTACCTTGATTATTGCTCGAGCAATTCAAGGAATCGGGGCAGGGGCAATAATGCCAGTTGCTTTGACGATTTTGGCTGATATCTATTCAATTGACAAGCGTGCAAAAATGTTAGGTCTGAATAGTGCAGCTTGGGGAATTGCCAGTATTTTTGGTCCGCTTGCAGGTGGATTTATTGTAGATACAGTTGGTTGGCATTGGATTTTCTTCATTAATGTACCGATAGGACTTGTCTTGATGGGCTTGATTGCTTATTTTTTAGTGGAGCCGAAAAGAGAGAAATCTAAAGTACCAATGGATATTTTAGGTAGTGTTCAGCTGATGTTCGTTTTATTAACGCTATTATTAGGATTCCAATTAATTGGTGATGGCGGTTTTAGTTTAAAAGTGTTCCTGTGTTTGGGGGCATCTGTTTTATTCTTCATTGGATTTATCTTTGTGGAAAAAAGAGCCAAAGATCCTGTTATCGATTTGATGCTATTTAAAAATTCCACGTTTGTGATCGTTAATATCGTAGCAGCTTTGATCAGCGGTTTTTTGATGGGTGTGGAAGTATATATTCCAATGTGGATGCAAGGCGTTTTAGGTAAAAGCGCAGGAATTGGTGGCTTGGTATTAGCACCAATGTCGATTTTATGGATGGTAGGATCGTTTATTGCCAGTAATTTAATGGAGAAACATACAACCAAAAGAGTGCTGACTATTGGCTTGAGTATTACTTTGTTAGGTGGTATTTTCTTAGTGTTGGTTCCAGCGACCATTTCATTTGTCTGGTTCTTCGCAATTTCTTCTGTTTTAGGAGTTGGCTTTGGGATTACGATCACAACAACAACTGTGACTGCTCAAAGTAGTGTGGATCCATCTGAGATGGGTGTTGCAACGTCATTTAACACATTGGCTAGAACCATCGGACAAACGTTGATGGTGTCGATTTTTGGGGTTATTATTAATGCAGTGACAACTTCAGAACTGGCGAAAAGTTCGTTAAAAGTCGATCCTGATGTGATGAATCAACTTGTTAATCCACATACGGCGAACACGATTTCAGCAGATTTATTAAAACCTTTGCGTGGTATGCTGTATGCAGGTCTTCATAATGTGTATGTAGTTGGAATTGGATTGATCATTGCTGCGATTATTTTAAATGTAAGTGTTAAAAAGAAAATAGCTAAGTAG
- a CDS encoding alpha/beta hydrolase — MAFLQANIYSNVLEMEVSMNVILPQKTEKKIGSATKGNSTDVPVMYLLHGMGGNHSVWERRTSIERYVSDLGLAVIMPSTDLGWYTDTTYEMNYWTFISEELPAICQELFPQITTKREKTFAVGLSMGGYGALKLGLTKPENFGAVASLSGAVNLADRIEDLLAVKGRKFWEGIFGPLEKVQGSINDPMFLLDQLAASGKKVPNIFLCCGEEDLLLHGNKKMAEALTAHNIEYTFETGPGNHDWIFWDAWIQRVLEWLPLGK; from the coding sequence ATGGCTTTTCTACAAGCAAATATTTATTCAAACGTATTAGAAATGGAAGTATCAATGAATGTTATCTTGCCTCAAAAAACGGAGAAAAAAATCGGTTCAGCGACAAAAGGAAATTCTACTGATGTCCCTGTTATGTATCTGCTTCATGGGATGGGTGGAAATCATAGTGTGTGGGAACGCCGGACATCAATAGAACGTTATGTTTCAGATTTAGGTTTGGCTGTGATCATGCCATCTACAGATCTTGGTTGGTACACGGATACAACTTATGAAATGAATTACTGGACGTTTATTTCGGAAGAACTGCCGGCTATCTGTCAGGAATTATTTCCCCAAATAACAACGAAAAGAGAAAAAACGTTTGCTGTAGGACTCTCAATGGGCGGATATGGTGCTCTAAAATTGGGACTAACTAAACCTGAAAACTTTGGTGCTGTGGCTTCCTTATCAGGTGCTGTGAATCTTGCTGACAGAATAGAAGATTTGTTAGCGGTCAAAGGGAGAAAGTTTTGGGAAGGAATTTTTGGTCCGTTAGAAAAGGTTCAAGGATCGATTAATGATCCCATGTTTTTACTAGATCAGTTAGCTGCAAGTGGTAAAAAAGTACCGAATATTTTTCTTTGCTGCGGTGAAGAGGATCTACTTTTACATGGAAATAAAAAAATGGCGGAAGCACTGACAGCTCATAATATCGAGTATACATTTGAAACAGGTCCTGGTAACCATGATTGGATTTTTTGGGATGCTTGGATTCAACGGGTGCTAGAGTGGCTACCTTTAGGGAAATAA
- a CDS encoding TetR/AcrR family transcriptional regulator C-terminal domain-containing protein: MEEKLSKEKIVHAAFQLLSENPELEKLSMRKVAQKLGIQAPAIYWHVENKQALLQSMAEEIENHFIPPKPKENWKETLYAYMENYYELYQQYPCAIEIEIQTIPSYPSRLRNLDAILGILNKAGFSIELSYMTITSLQHLLFGMLMDSAEEKKLYNKVMAGDDYLKKQIILMKQYVQEHELNNISESIQYRQKEKQKDFFMKTLRVFLNGLDTFI, encoded by the coding sequence TTGGAAGAAAAATTATCAAAAGAAAAAATCGTTCATGCAGCATTTCAATTATTAAGTGAAAATCCTGAATTAGAAAAATTATCCATGCGTAAAGTCGCTCAAAAACTTGGGATTCAAGCTCCTGCGATTTATTGGCATGTAGAAAATAAACAGGCGCTACTTCAAAGTATGGCCGAAGAGATAGAGAATCATTTTATACCACCAAAACCGAAAGAAAACTGGAAAGAAACACTATATGCTTATATGGAAAATTACTATGAATTGTATCAACAATATCCTTGCGCTATTGAAATCGAAATTCAAACAATTCCTTCATACCCCTCTCGTTTAAGAAATCTCGATGCCATTCTAGGTATTCTTAATAAAGCTGGATTTTCCATCGAATTAAGTTATATGACAATCACCTCTTTACAGCATTTACTATTTGGCATGCTGATGGATTCTGCCGAGGAGAAGAAATTATATAATAAAGTCATGGCTGGCGACGACTATTTGAAAAAGCAAATTATCTTGATGAAACAATATGTTCAAGAACATGAGCTGAATAATATCAGCGAAAGTATTCAATATCGGCAAAAAGAAAAGCAAAAAGATTTTTTTATGAAAACATTGCGAGTGTTTTTGAATGGGTTAGATACATTCATCTAA